In Lathamus discolor isolate bLatDis1 chromosome 1, bLatDis1.hap1, whole genome shotgun sequence, the following are encoded in one genomic region:
- the MB gene encoding myoglobin, which yields MGLSDQEWQHVLAIWGKVESDVAGHGHEILMRLFQDHPETLDRFEKFKGLKTPDQMKGSEDLKKHGATVLTQLGKILKQKGNHEAELKPLAQTHATKHKIPVKYLEFISEVIIKVLAEKHAADFGADSQAAMKKALELFRNDMAAKYKEFGFQG from the exons ATGGGGCTCAGTGACCAGGAATGGCAGCATGTGCTGGCCATCTGGGGAAAGGTGGAGTCCGACGTCGCTGGCCATGGGCATGAGATCTTAATGAG ACTCTTCCAGGACCACCCTGAGACCTTGGATCGCTTTGAAAAGTTCAAAGGCCTGAAGACCCCTGATCAGATGAAGGGCTCGGAAGATCTGAAGAAACATGGAGCTACTGTCCTTACCCAACTGGGCAAAATCCTGAAGCAGAAGGGTAATCACGAGGCAGAGTTGAAGCCCCTGGCTCAAACCCATGCAACCAAGCACAAAATCCCTGTCAAATACCTGGAG TTCATTTCTGAAGTCATTATCAAGGTCCTTGCCGAAAAACATGCTGCAGACTTTGGGGCTGATTCCCAGGCTGCAATGAAGAAGGCCCTAGAGCTGTTCCGGAATGATATGGCCGCCAAGTACAAGGAGTTCGGTTTCCAGGGTTAA